A genomic stretch from Lathyrus oleraceus cultivar Zhongwan6 chromosome 2, CAAS_Psat_ZW6_1.0, whole genome shotgun sequence includes:
- the LOC127122632 gene encoding pectinesterase inhibitor 10-like: MQQPRTYPPPPSNPPPETSLPSTTNPIIDEATTSHCPPPSLVNANHRLPFPSAFPLKIMPTKSKNHPRCLPSSTLQTHSPSSTHPPPPTSLHLFRNNSTTLIYYRFSILIYSTLISSSL; encoded by the exons ATGCAACAACCGCGAACCTATCCACCGCCACCATCAAATCCACCACCGGAGACCTCTCTCCCTTCAACAACAAACCCAATCATCGACGAAGCCACCACATCACACTGTCCTCCTCCATCACTGGTGAACGCAAACCATCGACTTCCATTTCCGTCTGCGTTTCCATTGAAAATCATGCCCACCAAATCGAAAAACCACCCTCGCTGTTTGCCGTCTTCAACATTACAAACCCATTCACCTTCATCAACTCACCCTCCGCCGCCAACATCGCTTCACCTG TTTCGTAATAATTCTACAACTTTGATATATTACCGCTTTTCGATCCTTATATACAGTACTTTGATTTCGTCGTCGCTGTGA